A genome region from Stenotrophomonas maltophilia includes the following:
- the ccmE gene encoding cytochrome c maturation protein CcmE, which produces MTPVQRRRLAWVLLALLASGLATALVAMALERNIAYLYTPAEVLRGDVDAQSRFRLGGMVVKGSFNRPVGSLEARFEVTDGDAQLAVTTSRILPDMFAEGTAVVASGRLQDGVFVADEVLAKHDEKYVPKEVADKMGDAHRKHDVPVTAPEVR; this is translated from the coding sequence ATGACGCCGGTGCAGCGTCGCCGCCTGGCCTGGGTGCTGCTGGCCCTGCTCGCCTCCGGCCTGGCCACCGCACTGGTGGCGATGGCGCTGGAGCGCAACATCGCCTACCTGTACACGCCCGCCGAAGTACTGCGTGGCGATGTCGATGCGCAGTCGCGCTTCCGCTTGGGCGGCATGGTGGTGAAGGGTTCCTTCAATCGGCCGGTCGGCTCGTTGGAGGCACGCTTTGAAGTGACCGACGGCGATGCACAGCTGGCGGTGACCACCTCGCGGATCCTGCCGGACATGTTTGCCGAAGGCACCGCCGTGGTCGCCAGTGGCCGCCTGCAGGACGGTGTCTTCGTCGCCGACGAAGTGCTGGCCAAGCACGATGAAAAGTACGTGCCGAAGGAAGTGGCGGACAAGATGGGCGATGCCCATCGCAAGCACGACGTGCCGGTGACGGCACCCGAGGTGCGCTGA
- a CDS encoding heme exporter protein CcmD, producing the protein MTHLPYLIGAYAVFVLVLGADALGSWLRLRVARRLALARQQRQQTRAGKQDAAASLPTELER; encoded by the coding sequence ATGACCCACCTGCCCTATTTGATCGGTGCCTACGCCGTGTTCGTGCTGGTGCTCGGCGCCGATGCCCTCGGTTCGTGGCTGCGCCTGCGCGTGGCGCGCCGCCTGGCACTGGCCCGGCAGCAACGGCAGCAGACCCGCGCCGGCAAGCAGGACGCAGCGGCCTCGCTGCCGACGGAGCTGGAACGATGA
- the ccmC gene encoding heme ABC transporter permease CcmC — protein sequence MNPIVRWFHQLGSPPTFDRFAARWSRVFYLAAVPVLLAGMWQALLVVPPEAKQLDSFRILYIHVPSAWMSLFVFALMALYAAIALIWRIKVCEILAMACAPMGAGFTLITLLTGSIWGKGTWGTWWDWDPRMTSELVLLFLYLGVIGLYHAIEDRRSAARAAGLLAIVGVSLLPVIRYSVDWWGGLHQRQSINVFGESAISSAMIAPLWWMVIGTKFWFAGSVLAKARADNLDREAGKAWVGSRVDAERPAREAQP from the coding sequence ATGAATCCGATTGTCCGCTGGTTCCACCAACTCGGTTCACCGCCCACGTTCGACCGTTTCGCTGCCCGCTGGTCGCGGGTGTTCTACCTCGCCGCGGTGCCGGTGCTGCTGGCCGGCATGTGGCAGGCGCTGCTGGTGGTGCCGCCGGAAGCCAAGCAGCTGGACAGCTTCCGCATCCTCTACATCCACGTGCCCAGTGCCTGGATGAGCCTGTTCGTGTTCGCGCTGATGGCGCTGTATGCGGCCATCGCGCTGATCTGGCGGATCAAGGTCTGCGAGATCCTGGCCATGGCCTGTGCGCCGATGGGCGCCGGCTTCACCCTGATCACCCTGCTGACCGGCAGCATCTGGGGCAAGGGTACCTGGGGCACCTGGTGGGACTGGGACCCGCGCATGACCAGTGAACTGGTGCTGCTGTTCCTGTACCTGGGCGTGATCGGCCTGTACCACGCCATCGAGGACCGCCGCAGCGCCGCGCGTGCAGCCGGCCTGCTGGCCATCGTCGGCGTCAGCCTGCTGCCGGTGATCCGCTATTCGGTGGACTGGTGGGGTGGCCTGCATCAGCGCCAGTCGATCAACGTATTCGGTGAATCGGCGATCAGCAGCGCGATGATCGCGCCGCTGTGGTGGATGGTGATCGGCACCAAGTTCTGGTTCGCCGGTTCGGTGCTGGCCAAGGCACGCGCCGACAACCTCGACCGCGAGGCCGGCAAGGCCTGGGTCGGTAGCCGCGTCGATGCAGAGCGCCCGGCGCGGGAGGCCCAGCCATGA
- the ccmB gene encoding heme exporter protein CcmB, with amino-acid sequence MIAPGTEPGLWQTAGALLKRDLRLLWRRRGDALQPLLFAVLVVVLFALAQGREPKLLSATAGAVLWLAVLLAGQLSLDSLFRSDAEDGSLEQWLLAPVPLAWLVLVRVLLHWATTALPLIIVSPLLAEMLHLPHDQLPMLLASLLLGTPLLSLIGGVVAALTVGIRRSGILVALLSLPLYVPVLVFGAGSLAAAGRGQDPVGALLMLGAGLLVALVLAPLATAAAIRISLS; translated from the coding sequence ATGATCGCGCCGGGCACCGAACCGGGCCTGTGGCAGACTGCGGGTGCGCTGCTCAAGCGCGACCTGCGCCTGCTCTGGCGCCGTCGCGGCGATGCGCTGCAGCCGCTGCTGTTCGCGGTGCTGGTGGTGGTGCTGTTCGCGCTGGCCCAGGGCCGCGAACCGAAACTGCTGAGCGCCACCGCTGGCGCGGTGCTGTGGCTGGCGGTGCTGCTGGCCGGGCAGCTGTCGCTGGATTCGCTGTTCCGTTCCGATGCCGAGGATGGTTCGCTGGAGCAATGGCTGCTGGCGCCGGTGCCGCTGGCCTGGCTGGTGCTGGTGCGCGTGCTGCTGCACTGGGCGACCACCGCCCTGCCGCTGATCATCGTCAGCCCGTTGCTGGCGGAAATGCTGCATCTGCCGCATGACCAGCTGCCGATGTTGCTGGCATCGTTGCTGCTGGGAACACCGTTGCTGAGCCTGATCGGTGGCGTGGTCGCAGCACTGACCGTAGGCATCCGGCGCTCTGGTATTCTCGTGGCGTTGCTGTCGTTGCCGCTGTACGTGCCGGTGCTGGTGTTCGGCGCAGGCAGCCTGGCGGCAGCCGGACGCGGACAGGATCCGGTCGGTGCGCTGCTGATGCTGGGCGCCGGCCTGCTGGTCGCACTGGTGCTGGCACCATTGGCCACTGCTGCTGCAATACGCATTTCTCTGAGTTGA
- the ccmA gene encoding heme ABC exporter ATP-binding protein CcmA encodes MPGGSLHMPCGRRAWPGATGTAFTATIAAALRHEDPCPLNTPALLAASGLSFSRNDEPVFGPLDFHVDAGEALLVQGGNGAGKTTLLRVLAGLARPGAGQVRIDGKPASNAERARYVAYLSHLPALKPDLDTLENLHFLCGLHGRRARQMPGNALAIVGLAGYEDTLVRHLSAGQKRRLALARIWLSPAPLWLLDEPYANLDLEGITLVNRMISAHLRAGGAALVTTHGAYAAPPVRTRQLDLGGAA; translated from the coding sequence ATGCCCGGCGGCTCTTTGCATATGCCTTGCGGCCGCCGGGCATGGCCCGGCGCTACCGGGACAGCATTCACCGCTACAATTGCCGCCGCACTCCGGCATGAAGACCCCTGCCCCTTGAACACCCCTGCATTGCTGGCCGCCAGCGGCCTGAGCTTCTCCCGCAATGACGAGCCGGTGTTCGGCCCGCTGGACTTCCATGTGGACGCCGGCGAAGCCCTGCTGGTGCAGGGCGGCAATGGTGCCGGCAAGACCACCCTGCTGCGCGTGCTGGCCGGCCTGGCCCGGCCCGGCGCCGGTCAGGTGCGGATCGACGGCAAGCCGGCCAGCAATGCCGAGCGTGCACGCTACGTGGCCTACCTCAGCCACCTGCCGGCCTTGAAGCCGGACCTGGATACGCTGGAGAACCTGCATTTCCTGTGTGGCCTGCACGGCCGTCGTGCGCGGCAGATGCCGGGCAACGCGCTGGCCATCGTCGGCCTTGCCGGCTACGAAGACACCCTCGTGCGTCACCTGTCCGCCGGGCAGAAGCGGCGCCTGGCGCTGGCGCGCATCTGGCTGTCGCCGGCGCCGCTGTGGCTGCTCGACGAACCTTATGCCAACCTCGACCTGGAGGGCATCACCCTGGTCAACCGGATGATCTCGGCGCACCTGCGCGCCGGTGGCGCGGCACTGGTCACCACCCACGGCGCCTATGCCGCACCGCCGGTGCGTACCCGCCAGCTCGACCTCGGCGGTGCCGCATGA
- a CDS encoding pyridoxal phosphate-dependent aminotransferase, translated as MQPNTKLPKVGTTIFTVMSQLAAEHGAVNLGQGFPDFSAPQRLIDETAKAMAAGFNQYPPMTGVAPLRQAIAQKALDCYGAQVDADSEITVTSGGTEAIFNAIHAVVRAGEEVIVLDPAYDCYEPAIDLAGARAVHVSLDPQTFAVDWDRVRAAITPRTRMLIVNTPHNPSGAMLSAQDMQALAELLRGTQIYLISDEVYEHIIYDGRRHESALRYPELRERAFVISSFGKTYHCTGWKIGYAIAPPALTAEFRKVHQYNTFTSFGPAQYGFAAMIRDEPEHHLELGAFYQAKRDRFREQLASTRLKALPVPGGYFQLVDYSAISDLPDHEFVKWLTIEKGVTAIPLSPFYENPPAGQRLVRLCFAKNEATMDAAIERLRLL; from the coding sequence ATGCAACCCAACACCAAGCTGCCCAAGGTCGGTACCACGATCTTCACCGTGATGTCCCAGCTCGCTGCCGAACACGGCGCGGTCAACCTGGGCCAGGGTTTCCCGGACTTTTCCGCGCCGCAGCGCCTGATCGATGAGACCGCCAAGGCGATGGCCGCCGGGTTCAACCAGTACCCGCCGATGACCGGCGTGGCGCCGCTGCGCCAGGCCATCGCGCAGAAGGCACTGGACTGCTACGGCGCGCAGGTCGATGCGGACAGCGAGATCACCGTCACCAGTGGCGGTACCGAGGCCATCTTCAACGCCATCCACGCCGTGGTGCGTGCCGGCGAAGAAGTGATCGTGCTCGACCCGGCCTATGACTGCTATGAACCGGCGATCGACCTGGCCGGTGCCAGGGCCGTGCATGTGTCGCTGGATCCGCAGACCTTCGCCGTTGACTGGGACCGCGTGCGTGCGGCGATCACCCCGCGCACCCGCATGCTGATCGTCAACACCCCGCACAACCCGTCCGGTGCGATGCTGTCGGCGCAGGACATGCAGGCGCTGGCCGAACTGCTGCGCGGCACGCAGATCTACCTGATTTCCGATGAAGTGTATGAGCACATCATCTATGACGGCCGTCGCCATGAATCGGCGCTGCGCTACCCGGAACTGCGCGAACGCGCGTTCGTCATTTCCAGCTTCGGCAAGACCTACCACTGCACCGGCTGGAAGATCGGCTATGCAATCGCGCCGCCGGCGCTGACCGCCGAGTTCCGCAAGGTGCACCAGTACAACACCTTCACCAGCTTCGGCCCGGCGCAGTACGGTTTCGCCGCGATGATCCGCGACGAGCCGGAACACCATCTGGAGCTGGGCGCGTTCTACCAGGCCAAGCGCGACCGTTTCCGCGAGCAGCTGGCCAGCACCCGCCTGAAGGCGCTGCCGGTGCCGGGCGGCTATTTCCAGCTGGTCGACTACTCGGCCATCAGTGACCTGCCGGACCACGAATTCGTGAAGTGGCTGACCATCGAGAAGGGCGTCACTGCCATCCCACTGTCGCCGTTCTACGAGAATCCGCCGGCCGGCCAGCGCCTGGTGCGCCTGTGCTTCGCCAAGAACGAAGCGACCATGGACGCGGCGATCGAACGCCTGCGCCTGCTGTGA
- a CDS encoding amidohydrolase produces MQDLRISLVQGDTRWHDPAGNRAYYGALLAPLAGTTDLVILPETFTSGFSNDAIAQAEGMDGPTVAWVREQARALNAAVIGSVQLRDGEGVYNRLLFATPDGGLRYYDKRHLFRYGGEHERYVAGRERLSVEWKGWRINPQVCYDLRFPVFCRNRYNVERPGQLDFDLQIFVANWPSARAYAWKTLLRARAIENLCFVAAVNRVGVDGNQLHYAGDSAVLDFLGQPQVEIREREQVVTTTISAEALAAHRARFPAMLDADAFHFDEQA; encoded by the coding sequence ATGCAGGACCTGCGCATTTCCCTCGTCCAGGGCGACACCCGCTGGCATGACCCGGCGGGCAACCGCGCCTACTACGGCGCGCTGCTGGCACCGCTGGCCGGCACCACCGATCTGGTGATCCTGCCGGAGACATTCACCAGTGGCTTCTCCAACGACGCCATCGCCCAGGCCGAAGGCATGGACGGCCCGACCGTGGCCTGGGTGCGCGAGCAGGCACGGGCATTGAATGCGGCGGTGATCGGCAGCGTGCAGTTGCGCGATGGTGAAGGCGTCTACAACCGCCTGCTGTTTGCCACGCCTGATGGCGGGCTGCGGTACTACGACAAGCGCCACCTGTTCCGCTACGGTGGCGAGCACGAACGTTATGTTGCTGGCCGTGAGCGCCTGAGCGTGGAATGGAAAGGCTGGCGGATCAATCCACAGGTCTGCTACGACCTGCGTTTCCCGGTGTTCTGCCGCAACCGCTACAACGTCGAGCGTCCCGGGCAATTGGACTTCGACCTGCAGATCTTCGTCGCCAACTGGCCGTCGGCACGCGCCTACGCGTGGAAGACCCTGTTGCGTGCACGGGCGATCGAGAACCTGTGCTTCGTGGCGGCGGTGAACCGCGTCGGTGTCGACGGCAACCAGCTGCATTACGCCGGCGACAGCGCGGTGCTGGATTTCCTTGGCCAGCCGCAGGTGGAAATCCGTGAGCGGGAACAGGTGGTCACCACCACCATTTCGGCCGAGGCGCTGGCCGCACATCGCGCGCGCTTCCCGGCCATGCTTGACGCCGATGCTTTCCACTTCGACGAGCAGGCCTGA
- a CDS encoding MFS transporter: protein MSRRLLLLTIALLMFPQLAQTLYSPALADLAGRFALPPAAASQAMSLYLFGFAAGVLLWGRLADHIGRRPALLCGLAVFALAACGGLLASTFGHVLLAQALAALGAAAASVVTQTVLRDRLKGPALEQAFSWIGMALALSPAIGLALGVLLVDRHGYAGVQAGLLLIVILLMLGCASGLQESRPAEVVHTPLLPLLRQLLRDRWIWSQALLVMAFNVAMYSWYALGPFVFERLHWPLAWFGASGAVLALGSALGAWGNARLLRAGIASATRIRLAAGLVLAGGLLAALLRNQPALVAAMVPVVAGFGLAIPNVLGQALRGYPHCLGSAGALFGLLYYLLIGAAMAVVGALQLLAPTLILCGLLALWLQRPARLSAG, encoded by the coding sequence ATGTCGCGTCGCCTGTTGTTGCTCACCATCGCGCTGCTGATGTTCCCCCAGCTTGCGCAGACCCTGTACAGCCCTGCCCTGGCCGACCTCGCCGGGCGCTTCGCACTGCCCCCCGCCGCCGCCAGCCAGGCCATGAGCCTGTACCTGTTCGGTTTCGCCGCCGGTGTCCTGCTATGGGGGCGGCTGGCCGACCATATCGGCCGTCGTCCCGCCCTGCTCTGCGGTCTGGCTGTGTTCGCACTGGCGGCCTGCGGCGGCCTGCTGGCCAGCACGTTCGGCCACGTCCTGCTGGCCCAGGCACTGGCCGCGCTGGGTGCGGCGGCGGCCTCGGTGGTAACCCAGACCGTACTGCGCGACCGCCTGAAGGGTCCCGCGTTGGAGCAGGCGTTCTCATGGATCGGCATGGCGTTGGCCTTGAGCCCGGCGATCGGGCTGGCACTGGGCGTGCTGCTGGTGGACCGCCATGGCTATGCCGGCGTGCAGGCCGGCCTGCTGCTGATCGTCATCCTGCTGATGCTCGGATGCGCATCCGGCCTGCAGGAGAGCCGCCCTGCCGAAGTCGTGCACACACCCCTGCTGCCACTGTTGCGGCAGCTGCTGCGTGATCGCTGGATCTGGTCACAGGCGCTGCTGGTGATGGCGTTCAACGTGGCCATGTACAGCTGGTACGCGTTGGGCCCGTTCGTGTTCGAACGCCTGCACTGGCCGCTGGCCTGGTTCGGTGCCAGCGGCGCGGTGCTGGCACTGGGCTCGGCGCTGGGTGCATGGGGCAATGCTCGCCTGCTGCGCGCAGGCATTGCCTCGGCCACGCGCATCCGGCTCGCCGCGGGACTGGTGCTGGCCGGCGGGCTGTTGGCTGCATTGCTGCGCAATCAACCGGCACTGGTCGCGGCGATGGTACCGGTGGTGGCCGGTTTCGGCCTGGCCATTCCCAATGTGCTGGGCCAGGCCCTGCGCGGATACCCGCACTGCCTGGGCAGCGCAGGCGCCCTGTTCGGCCTGCTCTACTACCTGCTGATCGGCGCAGCGATGGCCGTGGTCGGTGCACTGCAACTGCTGGCACCGACCCTCATCCTGTGCGGCCTGCTGGCCCTGTGGCTGCAGCGGCCGGCACGGCTCAGCGCCGGCTGA
- a CDS encoding AraC family transcriptional regulator, with translation MAWLQPDAYFDADAWSAPVLGIAASLADHDSGWHQHARAQLLYTRQGCTRLTFGDRISLLPPARAAWIPGGLRHRAQMRQAVDYRSLYFDATLSAQLPRQPAIIGVGPLLQALLEPIAQAPFDHDWRAPRAHHQLALCMLEIAAAPVAPMDLPLPRDPRIARCLPLAEQLPPELGELAARAGLSVRTVGRLMQRDTGMGYQAWRQQWRLMRAMELLLLGHRVAHVAQDTGFSAESPFIAFFRSMTGTTPAAFQRHEKGDGGD, from the coding sequence ATGGCCTGGTTGCAGCCGGACGCGTACTTCGACGCCGATGCCTGGAGCGCTCCGGTGCTGGGGATCGCGGCCTCACTGGCGGATCACGACTCGGGTTGGCACCAGCATGCACGCGCGCAATTGCTGTACACCCGGCAGGGCTGTACGCGGCTGACCTTCGGTGATCGCATCAGCCTGCTGCCGCCCGCCCGCGCGGCGTGGATTCCGGGCGGGCTGCGCCATCGCGCGCAGATGCGCCAGGCGGTCGACTACCGTTCGTTGTACTTCGACGCCACCCTGTCGGCCCAGCTGCCCCGGCAGCCGGCGATCATTGGCGTGGGTCCCCTGCTGCAGGCATTGCTGGAGCCGATCGCGCAGGCGCCGTTCGACCATGACTGGCGGGCACCGCGCGCGCACCACCAACTGGCGTTGTGCATGCTGGAGATCGCCGCCGCCCCGGTGGCGCCGATGGACCTGCCGCTGCCACGCGACCCGCGGATTGCGCGCTGCCTGCCGCTGGCCGAGCAGTTGCCGCCCGAACTGGGTGAACTGGCCGCGCGCGCGGGCCTGAGCGTGCGCACGGTCGGCCGGTTGATGCAGCGTGATACCGGCATGGGCTACCAGGCCTGGCGCCAACAATGGCGCCTGATGCGGGCCATGGAGTTGCTGTTGTTGGGCCATCGCGTCGCGCATGTGGCGCAGGACACCGGCTTTTCCGCCGAGAGCCCGTTCATCGCCTTTTTCCGCAGCATGACCGGCACCACGCCCGCCGCCTTCCAGCGCCATGAAAAAGGGGACGGAGGGGATTAA
- a CDS encoding pseudouridine synthase yields the protein MSDTPRNKLSLKREATSEQFKLEERLHKVLAQAGLGSRRALEQRIAEGLVKVNGEVAQTGMSVKSGDKIELDGRGFVATALAEPSRVLVYNKPEGEVTTREDPEGRPTVFESLPPLKGARWIAIGRLDINTTGLLLATTDGELANAMMHPSFEVEREYVVRVRAPEGEEKVSDAIVDRLARGVALEDGPAKFDEIERIGGTDSHDWFRVVVKEGRNREVRRLWESQGCQVSRLKRTRYGKVSLPRELARGHSVELGTTQVEALRAQLKLEEGAPSALTLQPVIGQRRAAKTTVRVREGGRGNAYVNGHNTADEGRELRRFDNVREDRGRGRGGKGGGFKGGLTVSGEAAAKQSQKPFKQRAPKNDRSLPEGNPAAFRTWYVPDGVSTGPSGHRNAGPGARGPGARGPGAGGQGRPYGKPKGPGAGAGGGQGRGGFGGEGRGGAGGQGRPAGSGNRSQGQGNKHPYGHPGNAPSFPSDHATPGFNPYGSPKPAHGARPGGRGPGAGNNRGPGGNRGPGGPGGNRGPGGPGGNRGPGGPRRSGPRGG from the coding sequence ATGAGTGACACCCCCCGTAACAAGCTCTCGCTCAAGCGTGAAGCCACCTCCGAACAGTTCAAGCTGGAAGAGCGCCTGCACAAGGTGCTGGCCCAGGCTGGCCTGGGTTCGCGCCGCGCGCTGGAACAGCGCATCGCCGAAGGCCTGGTCAAGGTCAACGGTGAAGTCGCGCAGACCGGCATGTCGGTCAAGAGCGGCGACAAGATCGAGCTGGATGGCCGCGGCTTCGTCGCCACCGCCCTGGCCGAACCGTCGCGCGTGCTGGTCTACAACAAGCCGGAAGGCGAAGTGACCACCCGCGAAGACCCCGAAGGCCGCCCGACCGTGTTCGAGTCGCTGCCGCCGCTGAAGGGCGCGCGCTGGATCGCGATCGGCCGCCTGGACATCAACACCACCGGCCTGCTGCTGGCCACCACCGACGGTGAACTGGCCAACGCCATGATGCACCCGTCGTTCGAGGTCGAGCGCGAGTACGTGGTGCGCGTGCGTGCCCCGGAAGGCGAGGAGAAGGTCTCCGACGCCATCGTCGACCGCCTCGCCCGCGGCGTGGCGCTGGAAGACGGCCCGGCCAAGTTCGACGAGATCGAACGCATCGGCGGTACCGATTCACACGACTGGTTCCGCGTCGTGGTGAAGGAAGGCCGCAACCGCGAAGTGCGCCGCCTGTGGGAATCGCAGGGCTGCCAGGTCAGCCGCCTGAAGCGCACCCGCTACGGCAAGGTGAGCCTGCCGCGCGAACTGGCCCGTGGCCATTCGGTGGAACTGGGCACCACCCAGGTGGAAGCCCTGCGTGCGCAGCTGAAGCTGGAAGAAGGCGCGCCGTCGGCGCTGACCCTGCAGCCGGTGATCGGCCAGCGCCGCGCCGCCAAGACCACCGTGCGCGTGCGCGAAGGTGGCCGTGGCAATGCCTACGTCAATGGCCACAACACGGCCGATGAAGGCCGCGAGCTGCGTCGTTTCGACAACGTCCGCGAAGACCGCGGCCGTGGTCGCGGCGGCAAGGGCGGCGGCTTCAAGGGCGGCCTGACCGTCAGCGGTGAAGCGGCGGCCAAGCAGTCGCAGAAACCGTTCAAGCAGCGCGCACCGAAGAACGACCGCTCGCTGCCGGAAGGCAACCCGGCCGCGTTCCGCACCTGGTACGTGCCGGACGGCGTGAGCACCGGCCCGAGCGGCCATCGCAATGCGGGTCCGGGCGCACGTGGCCCGGGTGCCCGTGGTCCGGGCGCGGGTGGCCAGGGCCGTCCGTACGGCAAGCCGAAGGGTCCGGGCGCTGGCGCCGGTGGCGGCCAGGGCCGTGGCGGTTTTGGCGGTGAAGGCCGTGGCGGCGCAGGCGGCCAGGGCCGTCCGGCCGGTAGCGGCAACCGCTCGCAGGGCCAGGGCAACAAGCACCCGTACGGCCATCCGGGCAACGCCCCGAGCTTCCCGTCCGACCACGCCACCCCGGGCTTCAACCCGTATGGCAGCCCCAAGCCGGCACACGGCGCCCGTCCGGGCGGTCGCGGTCCGGGCGCTGGCAACAACCGTGGCCCGGGCGGCAATCGCGGCCCCGGCGGTCCGGGTGGCAACCGTGGCCCGGGTGGCCCCGGCGGCAACCGCGGTCCGGGCGGCCCGCGCCGCAGCGGCCCGCGCGGCGGCTGA
- the scpB gene encoding SMC-Scp complex subunit ScpB: MDQTLINRIVEGALLASSQPLTLAQLKDLFPEEEPAPPGSIERALERLREACEGRGVELVEVASGFRYQVTGEVHGWISRLWTERKTRYTRATLETLALIAYRQPITRGEIEQVRGVAVSSNIIQALEEREWIRVVGHRDVPGKPALFGTTKGFLDYFGLKRLDELPPLSELKDLGELEPQLALDRDAPAAASADGPDISAGADGAAANDDTGLAGSDTPDSADAASASASDEQAPSPLDDGHPDSAPGERAVTLNEREDNAVATTTVAVDQADSEPEADLETVGRSKTDE, translated from the coding sequence ATGGACCAAACGCTGATCAACCGCATTGTCGAGGGCGCCCTGCTGGCCTCCAGCCAGCCGCTCACCCTGGCCCAGCTGAAAGACCTGTTCCCGGAAGAGGAGCCGGCACCGCCGGGCAGCATCGAACGTGCGCTTGAGCGCCTGCGCGAAGCCTGCGAAGGCCGTGGCGTGGAACTGGTCGAGGTCGCCTCCGGCTTCCGCTACCAGGTGACCGGCGAAGTGCATGGCTGGATCAGCCGGCTGTGGACCGAACGCAAGACCCGCTACACCCGTGCCACCCTGGAAACCCTGGCGCTGATTGCCTACCGGCAGCCGATCACCCGTGGTGAGATCGAGCAGGTGCGCGGCGTGGCGGTCAGCAGCAACATCATCCAGGCGCTGGAAGAGCGCGAGTGGATCCGCGTGGTCGGCCACCGCGACGTGCCCGGCAAGCCTGCCCTGTTCGGCACCACCAAGGGCTTCCTGGACTACTTCGGCCTGAAGCGCCTGGACGAGCTGCCGCCGCTGTCGGAACTGAAAGACCTGGGCGAGCTGGAACCGCAGCTGGCCCTGGACCGCGACGCACCGGCCGCCGCCAGTGCCGACGGTCCGGACATTTCGGCTGGCGCCGATGGCGCTGCCGCGAACGATGACACCGGCCTGGCCGGCAGCGACACCCCCGATTCCGCCGATGCAGCGTCTGCGTCGGCTTCCGATGAGCAAGCACCTTCGCCCCTCGATGATGGGCACCCCGATTCCGCGCCGGGCGAGCGCGCGGTGACCCTGAACGAACGCGAAGACAACGCCGTCGCGACGACGACCGTGGCTGTTGACCAAGCCGATTCCGAACCAGAGGCCGACCTCGAAACCGTCGGCCGGAGCAAAACTGATGAGTGA
- a CDS encoding segregation and condensation protein A: MTSELALDANPPTRPPAPQQQEMPLAVVHGQPVLQIPQDLYIPPDALEVILDAFEGPLDLLLYLIRRQNLDVLDIPVAEITRQYVEYITVMRELRFELAAEYLVMAAILAEVKSRMLLPRPVSEDGDEADPRAELVRRLQEYERFKQAAEDIDALPRQDRDTSVAHAFMPDRAAVKLPPPVDLKEMLLALHDVLKRAELFSGHAIKREALSVRQRMGDVLGRLEDGKFYRFEGLFTAEEGKLGVLVTFLAVLELAKEQLLDIVQEEPLAPIYVKSLAAGNTNAPLQFSSEFDDNDAANENE; encoded by the coding sequence ATGACTTCCGAACTCGCGCTCGACGCGAACCCGCCAACCCGGCCGCCCGCCCCCCAGCAGCAGGAAATGCCGCTGGCCGTGGTGCATGGGCAACCGGTCCTGCAGATTCCGCAGGACCTGTACATTCCCCCGGATGCGCTGGAAGTCATCCTGGATGCCTTCGAAGGCCCGCTGGACCTGCTGCTGTACCTGATCCGCCGCCAGAACCTGGACGTACTGGACATTCCCGTGGCCGAGATCACCCGGCAGTACGTGGAATACATCACCGTGATGCGCGAGCTGCGCTTCGAGCTGGCCGCCGAGTACCTGGTGATGGCCGCGATCCTGGCCGAAGTGAAGTCACGCATGCTGCTGCCGCGCCCGGTCAGCGAAGACGGCGATGAGGCCGATCCGCGCGCCGAGCTGGTGCGCCGGCTGCAGGAGTACGAACGCTTCAAGCAGGCTGCCGAGGACATCGACGCCCTGCCCCGCCAGGACCGCGACACCAGCGTGGCCCATGCCTTCATGCCCGACCGCGCTGCGGTGAAGCTGCCGCCACCGGTCGACCTGAAGGAAATGCTGCTGGCCCTGCACGACGTGCTCAAGCGCGCCGAGCTGTTCAGCGGCCACGCCATCAAGCGCGAGGCGCTGAGTGTGCGCCAGCGCATGGGCGACGTACTGGGTCGTCTGGAAGACGGCAAGTTCTATCGTTTTGAAGGGCTGTTCACTGCTGAAGAAGGCAAGCTGGGCGTGCTGGTCACGTTCCTGGCGGTGCTGGAACTGGCCAAGGAACAGCTACTGGACATCGTCCAGGAAGAACCGCTGGCGCCGATCTACGTGAAGTCCCTGGCCGCCGGCAACACCAATGCCCCGCTGCAGTTCAGCAGCGAGTTCGACGACAACGACGCCGCCAACGAGAACGAGTGA
- a CDS encoding YciI family protein — MWYVIEGYDGQDVLAQRLQARPEHLARLHALRDEGRLLLAGPCPAVDSEDPGPAGFSGSVVIAQFESVVQAQAWADADPYVAAGVYTHVQVRPFRKVLP; from the coding sequence GTGTGGTATGTGATTGAAGGCTATGACGGCCAGGATGTGCTGGCGCAGCGGCTGCAGGCGCGGCCGGAACACCTGGCGCGCCTGCACGCGCTGCGCGACGAAGGCCGCCTGCTGCTGGCCGGGCCGTGCCCGGCAGTGGACAGCGAGGACCCGGGCCCGGCCGGTTTCAGTGGTTCGGTGGTGATCGCGCAGTTCGAGTCGGTCGTGCAGGCCCAGGCCTGGGCCGATGCCGACCCTTACGTCGCCGCGGGCGTCTACACCCATGTACAGGTGCGTCCGTTCCGCAAGGTCCTGCCGTGA